The proteins below come from a single Miscanthus floridulus cultivar M001 chromosome 1, ASM1932011v1, whole genome shotgun sequence genomic window:
- the LOC136540551 gene encoding protein NRT1/ PTR FAMILY 6.3-like, with amino-acid sequence MASVLPDTASDGKALTDAWDYKGRPASRATTGGWACAAMILGAELFERMTTLGIAVNLVPYMTGTMHLGNASAANTVTNFIGASFMLCLLGGFVADTYLGRYLTIATFTAVQATGVMILTISTAAPGLRPPPCADAKGASADCVRANGTQLGVLYLGLYLTALGTGGLKSSVSGFGSDQFDESHAGERRKMLRFFNWFYFFVSIGALLAVTALVYVQDNVGRRWGYGVCAVGILCGLGVFLLGTRRYRFKKLVGSPLTQVAAVTVAAWSKRNLTLPSDPDLLYDVDHAAADVVKGKEKLPHSKECRFLDHAATIDGAGESPATASKWALCTRTDVEEVKQVVRMLPIWATTIMFWTIHAQMTTFSVAQAEVMDRSIGSGGFLIPAGSLTVFLIGSILLTVPVYDRLLAPFARRLTGNPHGLTPLQRVFVGLLLSVAGMAVAALVERHRRTAASSEHGVTLTVFLLMPQFVLVGAGEAFTYIGQLAFFLRECPKGMKTMSTGLFLSTCALGFFFSTLLVTIVHKVTVHGGGSGGWLADNLNDGRLDYFYWLLAVISAINLVLFTFAARGYVYKEKRLADAGIELADEESIAVGH; translated from the exons ATGGCCTCCGTTCTGCCGGATACTGCGTCGGATGGCAAGGCCCTGACGGACGCCTGGGACTACAAGGGTCGCCCCGCCAGCCGCGCCACCACCGGCGGCTGGGCGTGCGCCGCCATGATCCTAG GCGCGGAGCTGTTCGAGCGGATGACGACGCTGGGCATCGCGGTGAACCTGGTGCCGTACATGACCGGCACGATGCACCTCGGCAACGCCTCCGCCGCCAATACCGTCACCAACTTCATCGGCGCCTCCTTCATGCTCTGCCTCCTCGGCGGCTTCGTCGCCGACACCTACCTCGGCCGCTACCTCACCATCGCCACCTTCACCGCCGTCCAGGCCACG GGCGTGATGATCCTGACGATCTCAACGGCGGCTCCCGGTCTACGTCCACCACCGTGCGCGGACGCCAAGGGCGCGAGCGCCGACTGCGTGCGGGCCAACGGGACGCAGCTCGGGGTGCTGTACCTGGGGCTGTACCTAACGGCGCTGGGCACGGGCGGGCTCAAGTCCAGCGTGTCGGGGTTCGGCTCCGACCAGTTCGACGAGTCCCACGCCGGCGAGCGGCGGAAGATGCTGCGCTTCTTCAACTGGTTCTACTTCTTCGTCAGCATCGGCGCGCTGCTGGCCGTCACGGCGCTGGTGTACGTGCAGGACAACGTGGGGCGCCGCTGGGGCTACGGCGTCTGCGCCGTCGGCATCCTCTGCGGGCTCGGCGTCTTCCTGCTGGGCACCAGGAGGTACCGCTTCAAGAAGCTGGTCGGGAGCCCGCTCACCCAGGTGGCTGCAGTGACGGTCGCCGCGTGGAGCAAGCGCAACCTGACGCTGCCGTCTGACCCGGACTTGCTCTACGACGTCGACCACGCGGCGGCCGACGTCGTCAAGGGGAAGGAGAAGCTGCCCCACAGCAAGGAATGCAG GTTCCTCGACCACGCGGCCACCATCGACGGCGCCGGCGAGTCACCGGCGACGGCGAGCAAGTGGGCGCTGTGCACCCGgacggacgtggaggaggtgaagcAGGTGGTGCGGATGCTGCCCATCTGGGCCACCACCATCATGTTCTGGACCATCCACGCGCAGATGACCACCTTCTCGGTGGCGCAGGCCGAGGTCATGGACCGGTCCATCGGCTCGGGGGGCTTCCTCATCCCCGCGGGCTCCCTCACCGTCTTCCTCATCGGCTCCATCCTCCTCACCGTGCCCGTCTACGACCGCCTCCTCGCGCCGTTCGCGCGCCGCCTCACGGGGAACCCGCACGGCCTCACCCCGCTGCAGCGCGTCTTCGTCGGCCTCCTCCTCTCCGTCGCCGGCATGGCCGTGGCGGCGCTCGTCGAGCGCCACCGCCGGACGGCCGCCTCCTCCGAGCACGGAGTCACGCTCACGGTGTTCCTGCTCATGCCGCAGTTCGTGCTCGTCGGCGCCGGCGAGGCCTTCACGTACATTGGCCAGCTCGCGTTCTTCCTGCGGGAGTGCCCCAAGGGCATGAAGACCATGAGCACGGGCCTGTTCCTCAGCACATGCGCGCTCGGGTTCTTCTTCAGCACTCTGCTCGTCACCATCGTGCACAAGGTCACGGTCCATGGCGGCGGCAGCGGGGGTTGGCTCGCCGACAACCTCAACGACGGGAGGCTCGACTACTTCTACTGGCTGCTCGCCGTGATCAGCGCCATCAACCTCGTCCTCTTCACGTTCGCCGCCAGGGGCTACGTCTACAAGGAGAAGCGCCTGGCCGACGCCGGCATCGAGCTCGCCGACGAGGAGTCTATTGCCGTCGGCCACTGA